From Porphyromonadaceae bacterium W3.11, one genomic window encodes:
- a CDS encoding cysteine peptidase family C39 domain-containing protein, whose product MSVIEIKQHDITDCGAACLASLSAHYGLSMPIARIRQMASTDRKGTNVLGLITAAEKLGFMTKAVKSLRHDGAPNLEPLERIPLPAIAHTIIDGRLQHYVVIYKVTDKWVQIMDPASGKLEKWSLAKFGERWTGVLVIMMPDEDVFKKEDKKISIASRLLYLLKPHKGVIVQSIFGSLVYTR is encoded by the coding sequence ATGAGTGTAATTGAGATAAAGCAGCACGATATAACAGATTGTGGTGCAGCTTGCCTAGCATCACTTTCGGCTCACTATGGACTGTCGATGCCGATTGCTCGAATACGACAAATGGCATCCACTGATAGAAAGGGTACAAATGTATTGGGGCTAATCACAGCAGCAGAGAAGCTCGGCTTTATGACCAAAGCGGTGAAGTCTCTGAGGCACGATGGTGCCCCAAATCTAGAGCCACTAGAAAGGATACCCTTGCCCGCAATTGCTCATACTATTATTGATGGTAGGTTGCAACATTATGTGGTGATATATAAGGTCACTGATAAGTGGGTGCAGATTATGGATCCAGCTAGTGGAAAGCTGGAGAAATGGTCGCTAGCTAAGTTTGGAGAGAGGTGGACTGGTGTCTTGGTGATTATGATGCCTGATGAAGATGTCTTTAAGAAGGAGGATAAGAAGATTTCGATCGCTAGTCGGTTGTTATATTTGCTGAAGCCTCACAAGGGGGTCATCGTCCAATCAATATTTGGATCTCTTGTGTATACCAGGTAG
- a CDS encoding family 10 glycosylhydrolase, with protein sequence MKTYKVLYLIPLLLLLFSGCGSKKRVLSNSDLSNQAKIQKYIPQKLELRAAWIPTVFRSEYARLTPEGVRRNLIQKLDLLERAGFNAVIFQVRSEADAWYYSPYEPWSRSLTGEQGKAPQPLWDPLQFLVEECHKRNMELHAWINPYRAATNLGGQMASNHPYYRHPEWFVTYGNQLLFNPALPEVRDYISLIVRDIVARYDIDAIHMDDYFYPYPIAGEPFPDRADYAHQSRGQKSIDDWRRENVNMTIKQIQKTIKSVKPYVRFGISPFGIYRNQTNDPNGSKTFGLQNYDDLYADILYWDRMDWVDYIMPQIYWAIGNKAAEYTELAHWWQKNILRAQYYIGQDIRRTMDRDELHTKMNITHQTAQGQCFWPGDDLFTNYANITQTLQTSYWTKPALIPSTPYPEDLHTFDEPHREAFISRVAGIQELVWEPDIPYPKGLETKYFVIYCHPRGTKLSKATTQDYLMDITSENHIELPHLGGKEKVAFTITRVNRYNHEIIVAHNIKAKL encoded by the coding sequence ATGAAGACATACAAAGTACTATATCTCATACCACTTCTATTACTTCTATTTAGTGGATGTGGTAGCAAGAAAAGAGTTCTGTCCAATAGCGACTTATCCAACCAGGCCAAGATCCAGAAATACATTCCCCAAAAGTTAGAGCTTAGAGCCGCTTGGATTCCTACAGTTTTTCGTTCAGAATATGCGAGACTAACACCAGAGGGGGTGCGTCGTAACCTCATCCAGAAATTAGACTTACTAGAGCGTGCAGGGTTCAATGCAGTCATTTTCCAAGTCCGTTCAGAAGCGGATGCATGGTACTATAGCCCATACGAGCCTTGGAGTAGATCTCTTACAGGTGAGCAAGGAAAAGCACCTCAGCCCTTATGGGATCCACTTCAATTCTTAGTTGAGGAGTGTCACAAACGAAATATGGAGTTACATGCGTGGATTAATCCCTACCGTGCAGCAACGAACCTGGGAGGTCAGATGGCTTCCAATCACCCATACTACCGTCATCCTGAATGGTTTGTCACCTATGGCAATCAACTCTTATTCAATCCAGCCCTTCCTGAAGTTCGTGACTATATAAGCCTTATAGTCAGAGATATCGTAGCTCGATATGATATTGATGCCATCCACATGGATGATTACTTTTACCCTTATCCTATCGCGGGAGAGCCATTTCCAGATAGGGCAGACTACGCTCATCAGTCTAGAGGGCAGAAGAGTATTGACGACTGGAGACGGGAGAATGTCAATATGACCATTAAGCAGATTCAGAAAACCATTAAGTCAGTCAAGCCATACGTGAGATTTGGGATTAGTCCATTCGGTATTTATCGCAACCAAACGAATGATCCAAATGGTAGTAAGACCTTCGGGCTACAGAATTATGATGACCTTTATGCAGACATCCTCTATTGGGATAGAATGGATTGGGTGGATTATATTATGCCTCAAATATATTGGGCAATAGGCAATAAAGCTGCCGAATATACAGAACTGGCTCATTGGTGGCAAAAGAATATCCTAAGAGCACAATACTACATAGGCCAAGACATCCGGCGTACAATGGATCGGGATGAATTGCATACCAAAATGAATATTACTCATCAGACAGCACAAGGACAATGCTTTTGGCCGGGCGATGATTTATTCACCAACTATGCTAATATCACTCAGACTTTACAAACCTCTTATTGGACTAAACCAGCACTCATCCCGTCCACTCCATACCCAGAAGATTTACACACATTTGACGAACCTCATAGAGAAGCCTTTATCTCAAGAGTCGCTGGGATCCAAGAGCTTGTATGGGAGCCAGATATCCCCTACCCTAAAGGTCTAGAGACAAAATACTTCGTCATCTATTGTCACCCAAGAGGGACCAAGCTCTCAAAAGCCACAACCCAAGATTACTTGATGGATATCACATCAGAAAATCATATCGAGCTCCCTCACTTAGGTGGAAAGGAGAAAGTAGCCTTCACGATTACACGCGTCAATCGCTATAACCACGAGATTATTGTAGCACATAACATTAAGGCAAAGCTATAA
- the mgtE gene encoding magnesium transporter — MIEMTNKELEEVLKLIEERDTKGLKEIVPQLYPADIAELLEELPAEETLFLYHLLPGNIAADVVMELDEDNRKEVLELLTDEEIADTFLSYMDTDDAADLLQELEEDQQDSILSHVEDVEQASEIIELLKYKEDTAGGIMRKEMMVVNENWSMPKCMEELRMQASEMDDVYYIYVVDDEERLQGILPIKKVLTSPQVAKIKHVMLREPIMFHENDMVEDVVLAFDRYNLVAIPVVDSIGRLVGVITVDDVVDEMREQHEKDYQLASGLSQDVESSDSVLHQTAARLPWLILGMVGGIFNSILLGRFDNVFSKIPTISLFIPLIGGTGGNVGMQSSAIIVQDLASNSIKSKHIATLMLKELAIALVNASIISLLVCLYNYFYLNDIVVMASVSISLFTVVLFASIFGTAVPLIMNAIKMDPARATGPFITIMNDLVGMFLYMGITQLLYGIFA; from the coding sequence ATGATTGAGATGACCAATAAGGAACTGGAAGAGGTTCTAAAGCTAATTGAAGAGCGTGACACCAAAGGGCTCAAGGAAATCGTACCTCAACTTTATCCTGCCGATATAGCTGAGCTCCTCGAGGAACTACCTGCCGAGGAGACCCTTTTCCTATACCACCTCTTACCCGGTAATATCGCAGCGGATGTTGTGATGGAGCTGGATGAAGACAATCGTAAAGAGGTCTTAGAGTTATTGACGGACGAGGAAATCGCGGATACCTTCCTCTCATACATGGATACGGATGACGCCGCGGACCTTTTACAAGAGCTGGAGGAAGATCAGCAGGACTCTATTCTTAGTCATGTCGAAGACGTAGAACAGGCTAGTGAAATCATCGAACTTCTTAAGTACAAAGAAGATACCGCTGGGGGTATCATGCGAAAGGAGATGATGGTCGTCAATGAAAATTGGTCTATGCCCAAGTGTATGGAGGAACTTCGGATGCAGGCTAGCGAGATGGATGATGTCTATTACATCTATGTCGTTGACGACGAAGAGCGGCTCCAAGGAATTTTACCTATTAAGAAAGTACTCACGAGTCCTCAAGTAGCTAAGATTAAGCATGTCATGCTTCGTGAGCCCATTATGTTCCATGAAAATGATATGGTAGAGGATGTAGTATTGGCATTTGATCGGTACAACCTTGTAGCCATTCCGGTGGTGGATTCTATCGGCCGACTCGTCGGGGTTATCACAGTTGATGACGTCGTGGACGAGATGCGTGAGCAACATGAGAAAGACTATCAATTAGCATCTGGTCTTTCCCAAGACGTTGAGAGCTCTGACTCTGTTCTACACCAGACAGCAGCACGTCTGCCCTGGCTAATTTTAGGAATGGTAGGCGGTATTTTTAACTCAATTCTATTAGGCCGTTTTGACAACGTCTTCTCTAAGATTCCGACCATCTCTCTTTTTATTCCACTTATAGGTGGAACTGGTGGAAATGTCGGAATGCAGTCTTCTGCCATCATCGTACAGGACCTGGCGAGCAACTCTATTAAGTCAAAGCATATAGCTACTCTCATGTTAAAAGAGCTAGCCATAGCTCTTGTGAATGCAAGTATTATCAGCTTGCTCGTCTGTTTGTACAATTACTTTTACCTCAATGACATTGTAGTCATGGCATCGGTCTCTATCAGCCTCTTTACAGTTGTTCTTTTTGCTAGTATATTTGGGACTGCTGTTCCGCTAATCATGAACGCCATCAAGATGGATCCAGCCCGTGCTACAGGTCCCTTCATCACAATCATGAATGACCTTGTAGGGATGTTTCTATACATGGGAATCACTCAGCTATTATACGGTATTTTTGCATAA
- a CDS encoding lysylphosphatidylglycerol synthase transmembrane domain-containing protein, giving the protein MISKKDNGKSKLNKALRLTAKILIPLTIGVFILWLLYRNMDVDALLETLQSDADFGILVLAAFFGTVGNTFRGMRWQILNKSLSPNARAINSILTTHGNYTLNMALPRLGEVWRCAAMAHYSRMSFSSLFGTLIIDRAYDIVVMLLLLLLGMFLNLGFFSDFFRENPGFIESLQRIFSSPWFYVALILVIIGVIFFVKSLGRGKFGQKIKEQLDNVWNGLKTVVSMDRKWLFYLYTIGIWAGYFLQFYLAFFAFSFTAHLSPAIALIAFLMGAIAIAAPVQGGMGAWHFMVIYTLVFFGIETGDAQNFALIVHTSQQFIWNPLIGLICIGLLPLINKKYKKEELDIDHERED; this is encoded by the coding sequence ATGATTAGTAAAAAAGATAACGGTAAAAGTAAGCTAAATAAGGCTCTGAGATTAACAGCTAAGATATTAATACCATTGACTATCGGGGTGTTTATTCTGTGGTTACTCTATAGGAATATGGATGTTGATGCCTTACTCGAGACGCTCCAAAGCGATGCAGACTTTGGTATCTTGGTCTTGGCTGCTTTTTTTGGCACTGTTGGAAATACGTTTCGAGGGATGCGATGGCAGATATTGAATAAATCATTGAGCCCAAACGCTCGAGCGATTAATTCTATCTTAACCACTCACGGTAACTATACTTTGAATATGGCTCTGCCACGATTAGGGGAAGTTTGGCGTTGTGCCGCTATGGCTCATTACTCACGGATGAGTTTTTCTTCCCTCTTTGGCACGCTAATTATAGATAGAGCATATGATATTGTGGTGATGTTACTGCTTTTGTTGCTTGGAATGTTCCTTAATCTGGGCTTTTTCTCGGATTTCTTTAGAGAAAATCCAGGCTTTATTGAGAGTTTGCAACGTATCTTTTCTTCACCATGGTTTTATGTCGCATTGATACTCGTCATTATAGGCGTTATCTTTTTCGTAAAGTCATTAGGAAGAGGTAAATTTGGACAAAAGATTAAAGAACAACTAGATAATGTCTGGAATGGATTGAAGACAGTCGTTTCTATGGATAGAAAGTGGTTATTTTATCTCTATACCATAGGAATATGGGCGGGTTATTTCTTACAGTTTTACCTCGCTTTCTTTGCTTTTAGTTTTACCGCACATTTATCGCCTGCGATAGCCTTGATAGCCTTCCTAATGGGGGCGATAGCAATTGCTGCTCCTGTACAGGGTGGTATGGGGGCGTGGCACTTTATGGTGATATATACCCTAGTGTTTTTTGGAATAGAGACAGGGGATGCCCAGAATTTTGCACTAATCGTGCACACATCCCAACAATTTATATGGAATCCTTTGATCGGTTTGATCTGCATAGGATTACTACCATTGATCAATAAAAAATATAAGAAAGAAGAATTAGATATAGATCATGAAAGAGAGGATTGA
- the rsmA gene encoding 16S rRNA (adenine(1518)-N(6)/adenine(1519)-N(6))-dimethyltransferase RsmA — protein MKEVRAKKSLGQHFLRNLEIAEDIAASLEEVSLPILEVGPGMGVLTQFLSSRYPEVKVVEIDTESIEYLHAYYPDLEVIEADFLKLPLDTIFDHKPFLLIGNFPYNISSQIFFHMLEYRDYIPAAAGMLQKEVAERLASPPGGRDYGILSVLLQAWYDIEYLFTVEPHHFTPPPKVRSGVIRLTRNERQSLGCDERLFKSVVKTTFNRRRKTIRNSLKALLGELSLPDSHPLLTKRPEQLSVDEFVLLTNDIETLTKGTDVEHDD, from the coding sequence ATGAAAGAAGTACGAGCAAAGAAATCCTTGGGACAACACTTCCTGAGAAATCTTGAGATTGCGGAAGATATTGCCGCCTCTTTGGAAGAGGTCTCACTACCCATTTTGGAGGTAGGACCAGGGATGGGTGTCCTGACTCAATTTCTCTCATCTCGATATCCCGAAGTCAAAGTTGTGGAGATTGACACAGAGTCTATTGAGTACCTTCATGCTTACTATCCCGATCTAGAAGTGATAGAGGCAGACTTTCTAAAGTTACCTCTGGACACCATCTTTGACCATAAGCCGTTTCTGCTTATCGGCAACTTCCCCTACAATATCTCCTCACAGATATTCTTTCATATGCTAGAATACCGTGATTATATCCCTGCAGCTGCGGGAATGCTCCAGAAGGAAGTAGCGGAGCGATTAGCGTCGCCTCCTGGAGGAAGAGACTACGGGATTTTGAGTGTCTTACTCCAAGCATGGTACGACATTGAGTACCTATTCACTGTCGAACCTCATCATTTCACACCACCTCCTAAGGTCAGAAGTGGTGTAATCAGATTAACTAGAAATGAGAGACAGAGCTTGGGTTGCGATGAGCGTCTATTCAAAAGCGTCGTGAAGACGACGTTTAACCGCAGGCGAAAAACGATTCGCAATTCTCTCAAAGCACTATTAGGCGAACTTTCCCTACCTGATAGCCATCCACTACTGACCAAACGTCCTGAGCAATTAAGCGTGGATGAGTTCGTACTATTGACAAATGACATTGAGACGTTAACCAAAGGAACTGACGTAGAGCACGATGATTGA
- a CDS encoding DUF4249 family protein, with the protein MRQYIYTIGLVIALLLTSCEKNIKIDLDIPSERFITVNGIVIADEPILLLLSKNLPLLQSTDYWSMVLEEATVTIYLNDEEAEKRTITRSQRPWNLELRDLYTLGIEPYFYGAYNKELIYKSHLIPHAGDRLRIEVTASGCTTAHFEEQIPEAPELTDIRVSVVKDEPRDLFDYSSLVSKYTHAYEEMLHSIGLKGQEIKGAHQFENLVNTQAYQRVVFTLHNQHKSQDYVLGIPKRIKHGYPAINPNVPPIGPEEEQETVQKLIDALLFKVERFAWIEDNAVFSLEARAISRATNKSLDIRQLDRMLDAVWFMPYISNISVHENGEKIQVLLPLFHKRPYESKLEEERLFQVFAINPTYNAFAHKKYGDNELDNDVDITDDLQEGLGEHDITISNIHNGRGMILVATPASIKLN; encoded by the coding sequence ATGAGACAGTATATATACACGATCGGGCTCGTGATAGCCCTACTTCTTACCTCTTGTGAGAAGAACATCAAGATCGACCTCGACATCCCATCAGAGCGTTTTATCACCGTCAATGGGATCGTCATTGCAGATGAACCCATCCTCCTACTCCTCTCAAAAAACCTACCACTCCTACAGAGTACTGATTACTGGAGCATGGTCCTTGAGGAAGCGACCGTCACCATCTATCTTAATGACGAGGAAGCCGAGAAGCGTACCATCACAAGATCACAAAGGCCATGGAATCTAGAGCTACGAGACCTCTACACCCTAGGAATAGAGCCCTATTTCTACGGTGCTTACAACAAGGAGCTCATCTACAAAAGTCACCTCATACCCCATGCTGGCGATCGCCTCAGGATTGAGGTCACCGCTTCGGGATGTACTACAGCACACTTCGAGGAGCAGATACCCGAGGCTCCAGAGCTCACAGATATCCGAGTGAGCGTTGTCAAAGATGAACCCCGCGATCTATTTGACTACTCCAGCCTCGTATCGAAATACACCCATGCCTACGAGGAAATGTTGCACAGCATAGGTCTCAAGGGGCAAGAGATAAAAGGGGCACACCAATTCGAAAATCTCGTCAATACCCAAGCGTACCAGAGGGTCGTCTTTACTCTACACAATCAGCACAAGTCCCAAGACTACGTGCTCGGCATCCCTAAAAGAATCAAGCACGGCTATCCCGCCATTAACCCTAACGTTCCTCCTATTGGACCCGAAGAGGAACAAGAAACAGTCCAAAAATTAATCGATGCTCTACTCTTCAAAGTAGAGCGATTTGCTTGGATTGAAGACAATGCCGTCTTTAGCCTAGAAGCGAGAGCCATCTCCCGAGCTACTAATAAGTCCCTAGACATTCGTCAGCTCGATCGCATGCTTGATGCAGTGTGGTTTATGCCCTATATAAGCAATATCTCAGTGCATGAGAATGGAGAGAAAATCCAAGTACTCCTACCACTCTTCCATAAGCGTCCTTACGAGTCAAAGCTCGAGGAAGAGAGACTATTCCAAGTCTTTGCGATCAACCCCACGTACAACGCCTTTGCCCACAAAAAATACGGTGATAACGAGCTTGATAACGATGTTGACATCACCGACGACCTTCAGGAAGGCTTGGGCGAGCACGACATCACCATCTCCAATATACACAATGGGCGGGGCATGATCCTCGTCGCCACTCCGGCGAGCATCAAGCTCAACTGA
- the nth gene encoding endonuclease III produces the protein MNIKERYQKVLEWFQENRPVVQTELDYTTPFELLIAVVLSAQCTDKRVNMVTPALFEAFPTPEVMKEASPELVFEYIKSVTYPNSKAKHLVGLAKMLADEFDGIIPEDPKQLVRLPGVGRKTANVVLSILYAQPRIAVDTHVYRVSKRIGLAPQTANTPLKVEQALMRHVPEELMAKSHHWLILHGRYTCLARLPKCDECGLAEYCRFYAKKGLALPR, from the coding sequence ATGAATATAAAAGAGCGATATCAAAAGGTGTTGGAGTGGTTTCAGGAGAACCGCCCTGTGGTTCAAACAGAGTTGGACTACACCACCCCTTTTGAGTTGCTTATCGCTGTAGTTCTTTCCGCACAATGTACCGATAAGCGGGTCAATATGGTTACGCCAGCACTCTTCGAGGCTTTCCCTACACCTGAAGTGATGAAGGAGGCCTCTCCTGAGCTTGTCTTTGAGTATATTAAGTCTGTCACTTATCCCAATAGTAAGGCCAAGCATTTAGTCGGATTGGCAAAAATGCTAGCTGATGAATTTGATGGCATTATACCAGAGGATCCCAAGCAATTAGTTAGGCTCCCTGGAGTGGGACGTAAAACGGCAAATGTAGTTCTTAGCATACTCTATGCTCAGCCTCGTATAGCCGTAGATACTCACGTCTATCGTGTCTCGAAGAGAATAGGATTGGCTCCCCAGACTGCTAATACACCCCTTAAGGTAGAACAGGCTCTAATGAGACATGTCCCAGAGGAGCTAATGGCTAAGAGTCATCATTGGCTTATTCTGCATGGTCGTTATACCTGCTTAGCACGCCTACCGAAGTGTGATGAGTGCGGACTCGCCGAGTATTGTCGCTTTTATGCCAAGAAGGGACTAGCTCTTCCTCGTTGA
- the pheS gene encoding phenylalanine--tRNA ligase subunit alpha, producing MKERIEQLTAEIKALEMPKMADELEALRLKYLSKKGLLNQLMADFKNVAPEDKKEVGIMVNQLKQLAISTFDEMKAKFEAEAHQEEMQGLDLSRSAYPMPLGTRHPLNLVRDEVIRIFSRLGFNVADGPEIEDDWHVFESLNFAPDHPARDMQDTFFISHNPEILLRTHTSSVQTRLMEKQEPPIRILCPGRVYRNEAISSRAHCFFHQVEALYVAENVSFADLRQVLMHFASELFGPDTKIRLRPSYFPFTEPSAEMDISCKICGGKGCALCKGSGWVEILGCGMVDSAVLESCGIDSTKYSGYALGMGIERIANLKYSVSDLRLFSENDLRFLRQFESAR from the coding sequence ATGAAAGAGAGGATTGAACAACTGACAGCAGAGATAAAAGCGCTAGAGATGCCTAAGATGGCAGACGAACTAGAAGCTCTACGCCTCAAATATTTGAGTAAAAAAGGACTTCTTAATCAGTTAATGGCTGACTTTAAGAATGTTGCCCCAGAGGATAAGAAGGAGGTGGGAATAATGGTCAATCAGCTAAAGCAATTGGCAATTTCCACTTTCGATGAAATGAAAGCAAAGTTTGAAGCTGAGGCTCATCAGGAAGAGATGCAAGGCCTAGACCTTAGCCGTTCAGCCTATCCTATGCCTCTAGGTACTCGTCACCCTCTCAACTTGGTTCGTGACGAAGTGATCCGGATTTTCAGCCGTTTGGGTTTTAATGTAGCTGATGGTCCTGAGATAGAGGATGACTGGCATGTCTTCGAGTCTCTTAATTTTGCCCCAGATCACCCTGCACGAGATATGCAGGATACTTTCTTCATCTCTCATAATCCAGAGATCCTTCTTCGTACTCATACTTCGTCAGTACAGACCCGTCTGATGGAGAAGCAAGAACCACCTATCCGCATCTTATGTCCAGGACGCGTCTATCGTAATGAGGCGATCTCTTCACGAGCACACTGCTTCTTTCATCAAGTAGAGGCACTCTATGTAGCAGAGAATGTTAGTTTTGCGGATCTGCGTCAGGTGCTGATGCATTTTGCAAGCGAACTTTTTGGTCCTGATACTAAGATCAGATTACGTCCTAGCTACTTCCCTTTCACAGAGCCAAGTGCCGAAATGGATATTTCTTGTAAGATCTGTGGTGGCAAAGGGTGTGCACTCTGTAAAGGCTCTGGATGGGTGGAGATTCTAGGATGTGGTATGGTGGATAGTGCCGTGTTGGAATCTTGCGGTATAGATAGCACTAAATACTCTGGCTATGCTCTAGGAATGGGTATTGAGCGTATCGCTAACCTCAAATATAGCGTGAGTGACCTCCGACTCTTCTCTGAGAATGACCTTCGTTTCCTTCGCCAATTTGAATCTGCACGATAA
- a CDS encoding site-specific integrase, giving the protein MQKSKIKVLLYLKKSSLNKEGKATIMGRITVGQSMAQFSCKLSCNPELWNARESRLNGKSREAVVVNSKLEQILLSVHNAFSTLKERGEPFGAMAVKELFQGGIESQTTLLACFDEMIEELKTHIGIDIKANTLNGYYQARKHLQRFILSRYKVKDLAFGQFTEDFLMELERYIRGEKGLSQSYYRAIAIKLKKVCRLAYKEGVIDRQLFESVRLERGDNKLPKALDRVALEKLKGLEFHELEAELEQARDLFLFACYSGMAYCDLVSITKKELFKDEEGALWLKYRRQKTDTLCRVKLLPEAIRLIEMFSSSEREELFPAVAYQEYMAQLKVLRLRTGISFPFTSHTARHTFATLITLEQGVPIETVSRMLGHTRLETTERYAKVTPKKLFKEFDRFLSFTAELSITF; this is encoded by the coding sequence ATGCAAAAGAGTAAGATCAAGGTGTTGCTCTACCTCAAAAAGAGCAGTCTGAATAAGGAGGGTAAAGCTACGATTATGGGGCGTATAACTGTTGGGCAATCTATGGCTCAGTTCAGTTGTAAACTCTCTTGTAACCCTGAGCTGTGGAATGCTCGGGAAAGTCGTCTGAATGGCAAGAGCCGAGAGGCGGTTGTGGTGAATAGTAAGCTAGAGCAGATACTCCTATCTGTTCACAATGCGTTTAGTACCCTCAAAGAGAGAGGAGAGCCATTTGGTGCTATGGCCGTAAAGGAGCTATTTCAAGGAGGAATAGAGAGCCAAACCACTCTCTTAGCTTGCTTTGATGAAATGATAGAGGAGCTTAAAACGCATATCGGTATTGATATCAAAGCCAATACTCTTAACGGCTACTACCAAGCAAGAAAGCACCTACAGAGGTTTATTCTCAGTCGTTACAAGGTAAAAGACCTCGCCTTTGGACAATTTACAGAGGACTTTCTTATGGAGCTGGAGCGGTATATAAGAGGAGAGAAAGGTTTGTCTCAAAGCTATTACCGAGCCATTGCGATTAAACTAAAGAAAGTGTGTCGTCTTGCTTATAAAGAGGGGGTCATAGATAGACAACTCTTTGAGAGCGTTAGGCTGGAGCGGGGAGATAATAAGCTACCTAAAGCATTAGATAGGGTTGCTCTGGAGAAACTCAAAGGGTTGGAGTTTCATGAATTAGAAGCAGAGCTAGAGCAAGCAAGAGATCTCTTTCTCTTTGCTTGTTACAGTGGGATGGCTTATTGTGACTTAGTTAGTATCACTAAGAAAGAACTCTTCAAGGATGAAGAGGGTGCTTTGTGGTTGAAGTATCGGAGACAAAAGACCGATACCCTTTGTCGGGTTAAGCTCCTACCTGAAGCCATAAGATTGATAGAGATGTTTAGTAGCAGTGAAAGAGAGGAGCTCTTCCCTGCGGTTGCTTACCAAGAGTATATGGCACAGCTAAAAGTTCTGCGATTAAGGACTGGTATTAGTTTCCCATTCACCTCACATACCGCAAGGCATACCTTTGCTACGCTTATCACCCTAGAACAAGGTGTACCTATTGAGACCGTTAGTCGTATGCTGGGGCATACACGATTGGAAACCACAGAGCGGTATGCTAAAGTTACCCCCAAAAAGCTCTTTAAGGAGTTTGACCGCTTCTTGTCTTTCACTGCTGAATTATCCATTACCTTTTAA